A genomic window from Purpureocillium takamizusanense chromosome 2, complete sequence includes:
- a CDS encoding uncharacterized protein (COG:S~MEROPS:MER0036069~EggNog:ENOG503P203): protein MAFQTAKKEFEIQPDIRLHAEISFPAAARPQGALSDTTLVLLHFWGGSSSTWAQFRSLLAPRFPVVALDFRGWGQSTGPDNESAYSIAHLADDVEFVIRALGLTSLVLVGHSMGAKVAQLVAGRKCINGLLGLVLVSPAPPSPLELPPEMREQQLHAYDTPKSAELVTRNVLTASPLQQGIVDSIVTDMLRGNNHARAAWPGYGMSNDVAAEARQIDVPVLVVGAIADIVEPIARIKQEVCTVIPHAGLVTLHNSGHLIPIEAPAELDMAVSEFLQRLKHR from the coding sequence ATGGCCTTTCAAACAGCGAAGAAAGAGTTCGAGATCCAGCCAGATATAAGACTGCATGCCGAAATTTCCTTTCCGGCCGCAGCCCGGCCCCAAGGCGCCCTCTCCGACACcaccctcgtcctcctgCACTTCTGGGGAGGatcatcatcgacatggGCGCAGTTTCGCTCTCTTCTGGCTCCGAGATTCCCAGTTGTCGCACTAGACTTTCGCGGCTGGGGCCAGTCTACGGGTCCCGATAATGAGTCGGCATACTCTATCGCGCACCTCGCAGACGACGTCGAGTTCGTCATTCGCGCGCTGGGTTTGACGTCTCTTGTACTCGTGGGCCACTCCATGGGAGCGAAAGTTGCCCAATTGGTAGCCGGAAGGAAATGCATCAATGGACTACTGGGCCTTGTTCTCGTCTCACCagcgccaccgtcaccattGGAGCTCCCGCCCGAGATGCGTGAGCAGCAACTGCACGCGTACGACACGCCCAAGAGCGCCGAACTCGTTACTCGAAATGTTCTGACGGCGTCCCCCCTTCAGCAGGGCATTGTCGACAGCATCGTCACGGATATGTTGAGAGGAAACAACCATGCTAGGGCAGCTTGGCCCGGATACGGCATGAGCAATGATGTTGCGGCTGAGGCAAGGCAGATTGACGTTCCAGTATTGGTGGTGGGCGCTATCGCAGACATCGTGGAGCCCATTGCACGAATCAAGCAAGAGGTTTGCACAGTCATCCCTCACGCTGGGCTCGTTACGCTTCACAACTCAGGTCATCTAATACCTATCGAGGCACCGGCAGAGCTTGACATGGCGGTATCAGAATTTCTTCAACGACTCAAGCACCGTTGA
- a CDS encoding uncharacterized protein (COG:S~TransMembrane:11 (o53-74i86-117o172-190i202-223o235-259i626-643o655-675i682-698o704-723i730-748o768-789i)~EggNog:ENOG503NZ9A) — translation MAQGQQHPTAPARGGSEAVSPDPEPKQHQDARHRGPRRLPAWLDHFNSHDLKILLRCWTATWVATLLVFIGPSLRHIGLATFFGSLLLYIVPPAGILFGYLLAALSLLLGMCLAWAWGLLTMKAALAARPAADTQQQLQALQQQAAARAQQTGQSPAVEAQILVYEGFMLDARVTAVYYAMACVFIYVLARVRCSNGKMVVLQLFGTIITDLFLLIGPLLPTYTANLGSILVKPGAIGIGLGIACCILFFPQSTSYAVLDKMEKLIRMGEAALEMTRRRLAGGELQMEDLRAAKVRIISTYKAMEPTLLFLPLDFSRGRWNADDVKALQAPVREAMLAGLSLIDLHIARVAAKQKQSTLEHASDRQAEVAEKGVHEPGQHQLQASVDLMNALNTPEEAVMLTHALEGLLETTSEILRLCSKSIRLAADCIHTVNSCRWIGKPSQARFDELNRELRDTLTALRAATATCVTRTTEAILDSHADLFDADGQLKSSNGHGPNSIRGIVISMVLEERILGTATALGEVLDHIIKLNDARKVHRIWLPSRLRYAVAWIFNGRLTVPVFGKTDAADDPDGMTDVVPLEEQAVEAHRRLRISRVSYGSAARRSFASRAIVATFRWLFNPAGMYALRMVIVTIATSIPAAIPHSAGFFYREKGIWGVITAQTCLLVYMADFTFSLVSRGLGTIIGGVMGMVAWYIGSGGGNGNAYGLGAITAVMIAILIWCRLFLPPAFAQASIMSGATFALVVGFSWDQHHIQQYGLPGVGYEAFWKRLVTVLLGFLASFVVQIFPKPPSATNHVRKTLANTVRNLSDHYALLVSHWGRSDKSSPLGAVADQISLDVADTLMSLNGAISLLKVEMSFSPFDQKALKATQEKCQSINQSLGRLLDLSTTLPRELQEQLAHVVGIDDDRAIGDTMAVLGIIEQALRTGSPLPERLPAPLLRRFFDSWRAQHRHATVTKTLVRDGNYRRYCVAMSSYFKFLSTVDDLVLILKGVLGECHVIHQWEDV, via the coding sequence ATGGCGCAAGGACAGCAACATCCGACGGCGCCAGCCCGCGGGGGCTCAGAGGCCGTCAGCCCTGACCCGGAACCGAAACAGCATCAAGACGCAAGGCATCGTGGCCCAAGACGACTGCCGGCTTGGCTAGATCACTTCAACTCGCACGACCTCAAGATCCTCCTCCGCTGCTGGACGGCAACGTGGGTCGCGaccctcctcgtcttcatcgggCCTTCGCTCCGTCACATCGGCCTCGCCACCTTCTTCGGGTCACTGCTGCTCTACatcgtgccgcccgccggcatcCTGTTCGGGtacctgctcgccgccttgtcgcTGCTTCTCGGCAtgtgcctggcctgggcatGGGGTCTGCTCACCATGAAGGCGGCCCTGGCAgcgcggcccgccgccgacacccaACAGCAGCTGCAAGCCCTCCAGCAACAGGCCGCTGCTCGGGCGCAGCAAACGGGCCAGAgcccggccgtcgaggcgcaaATCCTTGTCTACGAGGGCTTCATGCTTGACGCTcgcgtcaccgccgtctACTATGCCATGGCTTGCGTCTTCATCTACGTGTTGGCGCGCGTGCGCTGCAGCAACGGCAAGATGGTCGTCCTGCAGCTCTTTGGAACTATCATTACGGATCTGTTCCTGCTCATCGGGCCTCTCCTCCCCACTTACACTGCCAATCTGGGGTCGATTCTGGTGAAGCCCGGGGCCATTGGTATCGGGCTCGGAATCGCTTGCTGTATCCTCTTCTTCCCGCAGTCAACGTCGTATGCCGTGCTCGACAAGATGGAGAAGCTCATTCGCATGGGGGAGGCGGCCCTAGAGATGACTCGGAgacggctggccggcggtgAGCTTCAAATGGAGGATCTCAGAGCTGCCAAGGTGAGGATCATTTCCACCTACAAGGCCATGGAGCCGACACTACTGTTCCTTCCCCTGGACTTTTCTCGCGGACGGTGGAATGCGGACGATGTCAAGGCACTGCAGGCGCCAGTTCGCGAAGCCATGCTTGCAGGCCTCTCGCTCATTGATCTTCACATTGCCCGCGTTGCGGCAAAGCAAAAGCAGTCGACCCTGGAGCATGCAagcgacagacaggcagagGTAGCTGAAAAGGGAGTTCACGAGCCCGGACAGCACCAGCTCCAGGCGAGTGTGGACCTCATGAATGCCCTCAACACTCCCGAAGAGGCCGTCATGCTCACTCATGCACTGGAGGGCCTCCTCGAAACTACTTCCGAAATCCTCCGACTCTGCTCCAAATCCATACGCCTTGCCGCAGACTGCATACACACTGTCAACTCTTGTCGGTGGATTGGAAAGCCGTCGCAGGCAAGGTTTGATGAGCTCAATAGAGAGCTCCGCGACACCCTCACAGCCCTTCGCGCAGCAACGGCTACTTGCGTCACTAGAACTACCGAGGCGATCCTTGACAGCCACGCCGACCTCTTTGACGCAGACGGCCAACTAAAATCCTCAAATGGTCACGGCCCAAACTCGATCCGTGGTATAGTCATATCCAtggtcctcgaggagcgTATCCTCggcaccgccacggccctgggcgaggtcctcgaccaTATCATCAAGCTCAACGACGCGCGCAAAGTCCATCGCATCTGGCTCCCTTCGAGACTGCGTTACGCGGTGGCCTGGATCTTCAACGGTAGGCTCACGGTTCCCGTCTTTGGCAAGACCGACGCGGCCGATGACCCCGATGGCATGACAGATGTGGTCCCTCTCGAAGAACAGGCCGTGGAGGCCCATAGGCGTTTGCGTATCAGCAGGGTCTCGTACGGCTCAGCGGCTCGGAGGAGCTTTGCCAGTCGCGCTATTGTGGCTACGTTCCGGTGGCTATTCAACCCTGCTGGCATGTATGCCCTACGTATGGTGATCGTAACCATTGCCACGTCTATCCCGGCGGCCATACCACATTCTGCCGGCTTCTTCTATCGTGAGAAAGGGATTTGGGGCGTCATCACCGCTCAAACCTGCCTCCTCGTCTACATGGCCGACTTCACATTTTCCCTGGTCTCGCGAGGCCTGGgcaccatcatcggcggcgtcatgggcatgGTGGCTTGGTACATTGGATCCGGAGGTGGAAATGGCAATGCGTACGGTCTCGGGGCCATCACTGCTGTTATGATTGCGATTCTGATCTGGTGCCGCCTGTTTCTCCCACCCGCCTTCGCGCAGGCGAGCATCATGTCAGGGGCCACGTTTGCGCTCGTTGTCGGCTTCAGCTGGGACCAGCATCACATCCAGCAATATGGTCTTCCAGGGGTCGGATACGAGGCATTCTGGAAGCGACTTGTTACGGTGCTGCTCGGCTTCCTCGCGTCATTCGTTGTGCAGATTTTCCCCAAGCCACCGTCGGCCACGAACCATGTACGCAAGACATTGGCCAATACTGTCCGGAATCTCTCGGATCACTACGCGCTCCTGGTATCTCACTGGGGTCGGAGTGACAAGTCCAGTCCGCTTGGTGCAGTGGCTGACCAGATTTCACTGGACGTCGCCGACACACTCATGTCTCTCAACGGCGCAATCTCACTCTTGAAAGTCGAGATGAGCTTCAGTCCTTTTGACCAAAAGGCGCTCAAAGCAACCCAGGAGAAATGCCAATCCATAAACCAGTCTCTTGGGCGGCTCCTCGATCTttcgacgacgctgccaagGGAGCTCCAGGAACAGCTTGCTCACGTCGTGGGCATTGACGACGATCGCGCCATTGGAGACACCATGGCTGTGCTTGGTATCATTGAGCAGGCGCTTCGTACCGGATCTCCCTTGCCGGAGCGCCTACCGGCTCCCTTGCTTCGCCGATTCTTCGACTCATGGCGGGCACAGCACCGCCACGCTACTGTGACCAAGACGCTGGTGCGCGACGGAAACTATCGCCGCTACTGCgtcgccatgtcgtcgtacTTCAAATTTCTCTCTACCGTGGATGACCTGGTCCTTATTCTCAAGGGAGTTCTCGGTGAATGTCACGTCATTCATCAATGGGAGGATGTTTAG
- a CDS encoding uncharacterized protein (EggNog:ENOG503PHMF~SECRETED:SignalP(1-19~SECRETED:cutsite=ANA-NV~SECRETED:prob=0.8431)): MQLSNLLTLLAAVATGANANVAAPRALHLADFRIYSGSGCDTGNLGIVSVYEGDVRPGGCKQLVDTNVKSVSTVDINTNCKLYFFTDLECRAGKEEVSWKQCYGSLDGIKSWNIKCD; encoded by the exons ATGCAATTGAGCAATCTTCTTACgctgcttgccgccgtcgcgacaGGCGCAAACGCAAATGTCGCTGCCCCACGAGCGCTGCACCTCGCCGATTTCCGCATCTACAGTGGGTCGGGTTGCGATACCGGCAATCTGGGGATAGTCTCGGTTTACGAGGGCGATGTTCGACCTGGCGGCTGCAAGCAACTCGTCGACACCAACGTCAAGTCTGTATCGACGGTTGACATCAACACGAATTGCAAGC TGTACTTCTTCACCGATCTGGAATGCAGGGCTGGGAAGGAAGAGGTATCTTGGAAGCAATGCTATGGATCTCTCGACGGAATCAAGAGCTGGAACATCAAATGCGATTGA
- a CDS encoding uncharacterized protein (SECRETED:SignalP(1-20~SECRETED:cutsite=VAA-RP~SECRETED:prob=0.8216)~COG:O~MEROPS:MER0014006~EggNog:ENOG503NV31) produces MQTFGAFLVSLVALSGLVAARPTNPTGIFSITTTHNRHFKPSGPLALAKAYRKFNKPLPKTLANAIGRLSRRQDTGSVVTKPQESDVEYLSAVQIGTPAQTVYLDFDTGSSDLWVFSSETQANQVKGQAVYKPHKSSSAKKLTGASWSIEYGDHSSSNGDVWTDIVSIGGLSVKNMAVENAKKVSQQFSDNAACSGLLGLGFSNLNTVRPTQQKTFFDMAMPNLKEPLFTANLKHKADGTYNFGYIDGSEHSGPIVYTNVDSSQGGWTFTSPGYAVGDDELNSESMTGIADTGTTLLLLPDDVVTAYYNKIQGSSFDNNNGGYVFPCKATPPDFKFGVEDSSIKIPGSYLSFAPVDESGESCFGGLQSSSGIGVNIFGDVALKAALVVFDGGNNQLGWAQK; encoded by the exons ATGCAGACCTTTGGTGCATTCCTCGTGTCACTAGTGGCATTGAGCGGGCTCGTTGCCGCTCGTCCCACGAACCCAACAGGCATCTTCTCCATCACCACAACACATAACCGTCACTTCAAGCCCAGCGGGCCTCTTGCGCTCGCCAAGGCTTATCGCAAATTTAACAAGCCGCTTCCTAAGACGCTTGCAAACGCTATCGGCCGTCTCAGCAGGAGACAGGACACTGGCTCCGTGGTCACAAAGCCCCAAGAGTCTGATGTCGAGTATCTGTCGGCTGTGCAGATTGGAACGCCTGCGCAGACCGTGTACCTTGACTTCGATACCGGCTCGAGCGATCTTTGGGTGTTTAGCTCCGAGACTCAGGCAAACCAGGTCAAGGGCCAGGCCGTTTACAAGCCCCATAAGAGTTCATCCGCAAAGAAGCTCACAGGAGCATCGTGGAGCATCGAATATGGAGATCACAGCAGCTCCAATGGCGACGTCTGGACTGATATTGTCTCTATCGGCGGCCTGAGTGTAAAGAACATGGCTGTTGAGAATGCCAAGAAGGTATCTCAGCAGTTTAGCGACAACGCAGCCTGTTCTGGCCTGCTCGGTTTGGGCTTTAGCAACCTCAATACTGTCCGCCCTACTCAACAAAAGACCTTTTTCGACATGGCCATGCCGAATCTGAAGGAGCCTCTGTTCACCGCCAACTTGAAACACAAGGCCG ATGGAACGTATAACTTTGGATACATTGATGGCTCGGAGCACTCAGGGCCTATTGTTTACACCAACGTCGACAGTAGCCAGGGGGGGTGGACTTTCACCTCGCCTGGCTATGCCGTTGGAGATGACGAACTGAACTCTGAGTCCATGACTGGCATCGCCGATACCGGCACCACGCTTCTCCTGTTGCCAGACGACGTCGTGACGGCCTACTACAACAAGATCCAGGGTTCCAGCTTTGACAATAACAACGGCGGCTACGTCTTTCCTTGCAAAGCGACCCCGCCTGACTTTAAGTTTGGCGTGGAGGACTCGTCTATAAAGATTCCTGGCAGCTATCTCAGCTTCGCTCCCGTGGATGAGTCCGGCGAGTCTTGCTTCGGTGGGCTGCAGAGCAGTTCGGGGATCGGAGTTAACATTTTTGGCGATGTTGCATTGAAGGCGGCTTTGGTCGTTTTCGATGGGGGGAACAAccagctgggctgggctcaAAAGTAG
- a CDS encoding uncharacterized protein (COG:S~TransMembrane:6 (o6-26i33-52o64-84i96-116o136-169i235-253o)~EggNog:ENOG503NXW5): protein MGPTRIVSAAASVPFAIRRFMLAILPRLINRRFAFALAAVAILVSKVTHVYFHLDAIPSRDLVRWGSSFFIQDTLALILLRVFIDGQAVASIAASFFISFVVLLAFISLTFATTAGSELQWRNVTLAGDSSSWGMMVTGLVSAALVLAGLLVLAAVFQAVFYTAAGIALDMFKWLGSLLFSRCSTNPVEIPSTPEYKYLPQKDLESSAEYLDQPDDGWESSSQDATLGPARSPRLLYVIVGVGIFAQIFTTLLRPDDSSLVYLSWTLPLMPFVDFAHSSSSLSSLLASSSNVNGTLDNATALAKPIQFPWLPKDTPLKGFEDWYTEGSEHYSAQEDPLKISNLDDPLLPALRDINLGDVPIRHVMLIKLESTRKDVFPIKKGGMPYTRLAGSHKNKTMPEAAHRLLANLTPAAKFLTGDHDDGFEGNDTKPEPSKRRGGINANNAFTTSTYTLKSLAGTLCGLSPLVADFNLEHAHHVYQPCLPHIFGAFNSLDHSRDPKAKSGAFTPYKWRSSFMQSVTFRYDKQDKLMPKLGYADENLLDWWYLKGTPKFGPVNISDVNYYGMPEVAIEDYIRDAFDEAKKNNERVFLSHLTSTTHHAFGIPEEEEYVSLTEDKDLNDLSHYLNAVGYVDRWLQKILGILDEKGVANETLLVLVGDHGLSIAERGTITPYSNPHVANYHVPLVLSHPKLPQINIDDAVHSSQILPTILDLLVETGSLSKSDTKAARDLARNYEGQSLLRPLRKYSERNSQGAWQITVMNPGGSTLAVRDARQPDWRLIVPVFGNYEWRFTDLADDPHEEHPISSFDLKALMRVLGSENGTDTSRWVEEAAVVTRWWADENYKRWRFHA from the coding sequence aTGGGGCCGACACGCATTGTCAGCGCAGCGGCCTCCGTGCCATTCGCTATCCGGAGGTTCATGCTCGCCATATTACCGCGTCTCATCAACCGTCGCTTCGCCTttgcgctcgccgccgtcgcgatCCTCGTCTCCAAAGTAACCCACGTTTACTTCCACCTCGATGCCATCCCGAGCCGAGACCTCGTACGATGGGGGAGCTCCTTTTTCATCCAAGATACCCTCGCTCTAATACTTCTCCGCGTGTTCATCGACGGTCAAGCTGTTGCATCGATCGCGGCGTCATTCTTCATCAGCTTCGTGGTGCTCTTGGCATTCATCAGTCTCACCTTTGCCACCACCGCGGGTTCGGAGCTTCAGTGGCGCAATGTCACCCTGGCCGGTGACTCGTCTTCGTGGGGGATGATGGTGACTGGGCTGGTGTCCGCTGCTCTCGTCCTTGCGGgcttgctggtgctggctgccGTCTTCCAAGCCGTGTTCTATACCGCCGCTGGGATCGCACTTGATATGTTCAAGTGGCTGGGATCGCTTCTTTTCAGCAGATGCTCGACCAACCCCGTGGAAAtcccctcgacgcccgagtACAAATACCTACCTCAGAAAGACCTTGAGAGTTCGGCCGAGTACCTCGACCAGCCTGATGATGGTTGGGAGAGCAGCTCTCAGGATGCAACTCTAGGGCCCGCGAGATCTCCGCGGTTGCTGTACGTCATTGTCGGCGTTGGCATCTTCGCGCAAATCTTTACGACCCTCCTACGCCCAGACGACAGCTCGCTCGTCTACTTATCGTGGACACTACCGCTCATGCCATTTGTCGACTTTGCTcactcgtcgtcctcgctgtcCAGCCTCCTGGCGTCGTCAAGCAATGTCAATGGCACGTTGGACAATGCCACGGCTTTGGCCAAGCCCATTCAGTTCCCTTGGTTGCCCAAGGACACGCCTCTGAAAGGGTTTGAGGATTGGTATACAGAGGGAAGCGAACATTATTCGGCGCAAGAGGACCCGCTCAAGATCtccaacctcgacgacccgctTCTCCCGGCACTCCGCGATATCAACCTTGGCGATGTGCCAATCCGCCATGTCATGTTGATTAAGCTGGAGAGCACCAGAAAGGACGTGTTTCCGATCAAGAAAGGCGGGATGCCTTATACGCGTCTCGCTGGCTCACATAAGAACAAGACAATGCCGGAGGCCGCGCACAGACTCCTCGCGAACCTCACTCCTGCCGCCAAATTCCTCACcggcgaccacgacgacggcttcgagggcAACGACACCAAGCCCGAGCCGAGTAAGAGGCGAGGAGGTATAAATGCCAACAACGCCTTTACAACAAGCACATATACTTTGAAGAGTCTGGCAGGCACGCTTTGTGGATTGAGTCCTCTCGTGGCCGATTTCAACCTTGAGCATGCCCACCACGTTTATCAACCTTGCCTACCGCATATCTTTGGCGCTTTCAATAGCTTAGATCACTCTCGAGACCCGAAAGCTAAGAGCGGTGCCTTTACTCCCTATAAATGGCGGTCGAGCTTTATGCAATCCGTCACTTTCCGCTACGATAAGCAGGACAAGCTCATGCCCAAGCTAGGCTACGCGGACGAGAACCTTCTTGACTGGTGGTATCTCAAAGGCACGCCCAAGTTCGGCCCCGTCAACATTTCGGACGTCAACTACTATGGCATGCCTGAAGTGGCTATTGAGGACTATATCCGCGATGCCTTTGATGAGGCGAAAAAGAATAATGAACGGGTTTTTCTATCTCATCTGACAAGCACGACGCATCACGCTTTTGGAATCCCAGAGGAAGAGGAATACGTGTCCCTAACTGAAGACAAAGATCTGAACGACTTGTCTCACTATCTCAACGCGGTCGGGTACGTGGACCGATGGTTACAGAAGATTCTCGGTATTCTCGATGAGAAAGGTGTTGCCAACGAGACGCTTTTGGTATTGGTGGGCGACCATGGCCTTTCAATCGCCGAAAGAGGCACCATCACTCCATACAGCAACCCGCACGTCGCCAACTACCACGTCCCCCTCGTTCTATCGCATCCGAAGCTGCCGCAGATCAATATCGATGACGCAGTCCACTCCAGCCAGATACTTCCAACgatcctcgacctcctcgtcgaAACCGGGTCACTATCAAAGTCGGACACCAAGGCAGCCCGCGACCTGGCCCGCAATTACGAGGGCCAATCCCTGCTCCGCCCGCTGCGCAAGTATTCCGAACGCAACTCCCAGGGGGCGTGGCAGATCACGGTCATGAACCCGGGCGGCTCAACGTTGGCCGTTCGCGATGCTCGCCAACCAGACTGGAGGCTCATCGTTCCCGTGTTCGGAAACTACGAGTGGCGGTTTACCGACCTAGCCGATGACCCGCACGAGGAGCACCCGATTTCCTCATTTGATCTGAAAGCGCTCATGCGCGTTCTGGGAAGCGAAAACGGGACCGACACGTCCCGGTGGGTAGAGGAAGCCGCTGTGGTTACACGGTGGTGGGCCGACGAGAATTACAAGAGGTGGCGGTTCCATGCGTAG
- a CDS encoding Alpha-galactosidase (SECRETED:SignalP(1-19~SECRETED:cutsite=AAG-HV~SECRETED:prob=0.4562)~COG:G~EggNog:ENOG503NWFZ) — protein MTRNNQMLLALPLLGGAAGHVSKSGAGKLPSLGWNSWNMYGCDIDEAKFLAAAQKMIDTGLKDAGYNYVNVDDCWSLKTGRSDDGHIQVNMTRFPNGLDGLASKIHDMGLKIGIYSTAGTATCAGYPASLEHEETDAADWASWGIDYLKYDNCNVPDNWKDEYVFCHPDYVKTNSNGTCTPEITENLAPPGYDWRTSKSFDRFKRMKDALDKQDHEIVYNLCIWGTADVFSWGKDIAISWRMSNDINAHWDTVTHIINLNSFYLNSVDFWSHNDADMLEVGNNLSDAEARSHFALWAAMKSPLLIGTDLDKLSQSNIDILKNRRLLAFSQDETVGAPAKPYKWGINPDWTYNSTNPAEFWAGDSENGILVLMLNTLGETDSKTAVWSEIPGLDGNCKHRVTNVWTGEDLGCLGEYKADVESHDTAAILVSKHSCH, from the exons ATGACTCGTAACAATCAGATGCTCCTGGCGCTGCCTCTTCTCGGCGGTGCAGCTGGACATGTGTCCAAGTCTGGCGCT GGCAAGCTGCCCAGTCTTGGGTGGAACTCTTGGAACATGTACGGCTGTGATATTGACGAGGCCAAGTTCCTTGCAGCGGCACAGAAGATGATTGACACGGGACTCAAGGACGCCGGATACAATTATGTGAACG TTGACGACTGCTGGTCCTTGAAAACTGGTCGTAGCGACGACGGTCACATTCAAGTCAACATGACTCGCTTTCCAAACGGCCTTGACGGTCTGGCCAGCAAGATTCATGACATGGGCTTGAAAATTGGCATTTACAGCA CCGCGGGGACCGCAACATGTGCTGGTTACCCAGCTAGCCTGGAGCATGAGGAAACCGACGCTGCCGACTGGGCATCCTGGGGAATCGATT ACCTCAAATA CGACAACTGCAATGTCCCAGACAATTGGAAAGACGAATATGTCTTCTGTCACCCGGACTATGTCAAGACAAACTCGAATGGAACCTGCACACCCGAAATAACCGAAAATCTGGCCCCGCCGGGATACGACTGGCGAACGTCAAAGTCATTCGATCGCTTCAAACGGATGAAGGACGCACTCGACAAACAAGATCACGAGATAGTTTACAACTTGTGCATCTGGGGCACAGCGGACGTTTTCTCATGGGGCAAGGATATCGCCATCAGTTGGCGGATGAGTAATGACATCAATGCGCACTGGGACACCGTCACGCACATCATCAACCTGAATTCGTTCTATCTTAATTCGGTGGATTTTTGGAGCCACAACGACGCAGACATGCTGGAGGTCGGGAACAACCTTTCCGATGCAGAGGCGCGTTCCCACTTTGCGCTGTGGGCGGCTATGAAGTCGCCGCTGCTCATCGGAACCGACCTGGACAAGCTGAGCCAGTCCAACATCGATATACTCAAGaatcgtcgtcttctggCATTCAGCCAAGACGAGACTGTCGGCGCCCCGGCAAAGCCGTACAAGTGGGGTATCAACCCGGATTGGACTTACAACAGCACCAATCCCGCCGAATTCTGGGCTGGCGATTCCGAGAATGGCATCTTGGTTCTCATGCTCAATACTTTAGGCGAAACTGACTCGAAAACGGCTGTCTGGTCCGAGATCCCGGGGCTTGACGGTAACTGCAAACACCGAGTGACGAATGTGTGGACGGGTGAAGATCTCGGCTGTCTGGGAGAATACAAGGCGGACGTTGAGAGCCACGATACAGCGGCTATTCTGGTGTCTAAGCACTCGTGCCACTAA